CTTCAAACCATCTGTCGAATCCCTCTCACGTGCCTTTAACTTGGCTGAAAAAGCCGAAGGAACTGATACTGTTGATCCTGCTCTCTTTGAGAATGAAGAAGAGAAAGCCTTGGCAGAAGCAGTAGAATCACTTGTTTTGTCAGGGGCTGCAAGTCAGCAATTAGAACAACTCTTTGCGCTTAGCCCAGTTATTGATGCTTTCTTTGAAAATACCATGGTAATGGCTGAAGATCAGACTGTTCGACAAAATCGTTTGGCTATCTTGTCGCAATTAACCAAGAAAGCAGCTAAACTTGCTCGTTTCAACCAAATCAATACCAAATAAACTCAGTCAAACGGACTGTATCTTATCACAAAGGAGAAGAAATGGATCCGAAAAAAATCGCTCGTATCAACGAGCTTGCCAAAAAGAAAAAAACAGAAGGCTTAACTTCTGCTGAAAAAGTGGAACAAGCTAAGCTTCGTGAGGAGTACATCGAAGGCTATCGTCGCTCTGTTCGTCACCACATCGAGGGAATTAAAATTGTGGACGAGGAAGGCAATGACGTCACACCAGAAAAATTACGCCAAGTACAACGTGAAAAAGGTTTGCACGGCCGTAGTATAGATGATCCTAACTCATAAAATGAAAGGGGGTGTAGATGATTTACATTCCCCTTTTCTGTTGTAACAAAAAAGAAGGAGCCACTAGGCTCCTTTTTAGTTTCTTAGTTGCTTGCACCAGAAGTAGCATCAGCGTCACCACCGTGGCCTCCAGCATCCCCTGAATCAGAAGCGCCAGAAGTAGCATCAGCATCTCCATGACCTCCAGCTGCAGGAGCAAATGGTCCGCTACCACCCACCAAACGTTGACCAGTCTCTTTTAGGTACCAGTCAAGCCATGGTTGGAAGTTAAAGACAATTTCATTGATTCCAGCGTATGATCCATCAGGATAGTACATTGCTTGGTAGTTGTGGGTGTTGATGACACCTGCAGGAGAACCTGGAACGATAGTACGGACGTATTCTTGGTTTCCGTTGCGAAGTGTTCCGATAACCCACTCTACATTCTTCATACGTGCTGGTGGAAGAGAACCATGAACAGTCGACATACGGCTACCTGATTGAGGTGGTACACGTTTAGCAAACATGGTGTCTGGATCTTGGTGAGCGTTGTTGTAGTAGAGGAATTGGTTGTTGTCGTCAGCGTATGTCAATTCAAATGGCATAGCTTTCAAGAACATATCAATTTGGTTAACTGTCAGGATACCGTGGTCCAATTTGACATAGGTATCACCAGAAACAGCGCCAGTGATTGCTGCAACTTTTTCTACCCATTCTGGATCGTCAGGATCAACTTCTGTGATGGTTGTAGCAATTGGTTTTCCACAATCTAAGTCTTCTGGTTCGATTGGTTTTGGTTTTTTCAATTTCGAAACGACTCCTACGTATTTTACAAAGTTATCTAAGCAAGTTTCAAGGAATTTAACAGTTCCTTCGTTGGTGATATTTCCGTTGTTATCAAAAGCTTCCTTAGCTTTACCAAGAAGGAATTCGTTACCTGGAAGCGTGTAGGCATTGACACCTGGAGCATCAAGGATTTTACGAAGGTGAACTTGGGCACGTGATGTTCCTTGGTCATAGTATGATGCACCCACAATCATAACAGGCTTGTTTTCAAATGGATGAACTTCGTATGAAAGCCATTCAAGTACAGATTTGAGAGAAGCTGAGATAGTGTGATTGTGCTCAGGAGTAGCGATAATGACACCATCAGCACGTGTAATCTTGTTATACAAGAAACGCAATTGGAAGCTTTCGTCCCATTTTTCGTCTTGGTTAAACATTGGAACTTCGTCGATTTCAAGGACTTCTAATTCAAATTT
The sequence above is a segment of the Streptococcus oralis ATCC 35037 genome. Coding sequences within it:
- a CDS encoding DUF896 family protein, with product MDPKKIARINELAKKKKTEGLTSAEKVEQAKLREEYIEGYRRSVRHHIEGIKIVDEEGNDVTPEKLRQVQREKGLHGRSIDDPNS
- a CDS encoding NAD(P)H-dependent oxidoreductase, producing the protein MKFVGLVGSNYDQSYNRKLLEFIRRNFKFKFELEVLEIDEVPMFNQDEKWDESFQLRFLYNKITRADGVIIATPEHNHTISASLKSVLEWLSYEVHPFENKPVMIVGASYYDQGTSRAQVHLRKILDAPGVNAYTLPGNEFLLGKAKEAFDNNGNITNEGTVKFLETCLDNFVKYVGVVSKLKKPKPIEPEDLDCGKPIATTITEVDPDDPEWVEKVAAITGAVSGDTYVKLDHGILTVNQIDMFLKAMPFELTYADDNNQFLYYNNAHQDPDTMFAKRVPPQSGSRMSTVHGSLPPARMKNVEWVIGTLRNGNQEYVRTIVPGSPAGVINTHNYQAMYYPDGSYAGINEIVFNFQPWLDWYLKETGQRLVGGSGPFAPAAGGHGDADATSGASDSGDAGGHGGDADATSGASN